CGTCCCGGACGGCGGGCACGTAGTGCGTGACGCCGAGTTCGGACTCGACGGGCCCGGTCAGCCGCCCGGGGAGGCGTTCGCCGGCCAGCGGGTCGACCTCGTTGAGCTTGTTGACCAGCGGGCGCACGAGCGCCAGGTAGGCCACGTAGGACGACACAACGCCGGAGGGCAGCGTGATGAGCGGCGTCCGGCCGTCGCCGAGGCCGGCGTGCACGATCGGGGCGCTCCCGTTGAGGCCGACGAGCGCCTCGTCGACGTCGCGGGCGCCGGTGATGTCGTTGACGAACGAGCCGCCGCCGATGGCGACGATCAGGTCGGCGCGGATCTGCTGGTCGTTGACGACGCGGCGGACCGCCTCGGCATCCGCGGGGACGACGCCGAGCGGGTACACGGTGGCGCCGTCGGCGCGGGCCGCGGCCGTGATGAGCGCGGTGGTCGCGTCGTAGCGCTGCTGCGGGGCGGTGAGCGCGTGGCCCGGCTCGATGAGCGTCTCGCCGACGGTGAACACGACCACGCGCGGACGCGGGCGCACCATCACCTTGTCGAGGCCGACTTCGGCCAGCACGGCGACCGAGCGCGGCGTCAGCACGTCGCCGGCGTGCAGCAGCGGCGTCCCGTCGGCGAGCTCGGAGCCGGCGCGGCGCAGGTTCTGGAACAGGCGGGTCTCGCCCTCGATCAGCACGACGTCGTCCTCGCCGAGCCGGCCGGCCGACAGCGGCACGACCGCGTCGACGCCCTCGGGGACGATGGCGCCGGCCTCGACCTGGACGGCCGCGCCGGCCACGACCGGACGGCCCGGGTCGTCGGCGGCGCGGATGGTGTCGATGAGGTACAGGCTCGCCGGACGCTCCGGGGTGGCGCCGACGAGGTCGGAGCCCCGGACGCCGTAGCCGTCGACGCGCGCGGTGGTCACCAGCGGCAGATCGAGGTCGGAGACGATGTCCTCGCACAGCACGAGGCCGGGCACATCCAGGATCTGCATCGCGAACGGCCGCATCGGCTGGACCTTGTCCAGCAGGAAGTCCCGCTCCTGCTCCAGGGAGCGGGCGGTACCGGTGGGACGCGCGAACGGCGAGGAGACGGGGCGGTCGTCGCCCTCGACGCCGTCGGTCGTGCTGGGTGCGAAGCTGGCCATGAAACTACGATAAGACAATGAGCACACCCGGCCCGGAAGGGTTGCCGCGAGCCGTGCAATCCGGCGGGCATTCCCGCGCCAAGCAGGCGCTGCGCGCGGCCGTCCGGGCTGCTCGGGCCGCCGACGGGGCGCGCGCGGACGCCGATCGCGACCGGCTGCCGCGCCTGCTGGACGCCT
Above is a window of Propioniciclava coleopterorum DNA encoding:
- a CDS encoding molybdopterin molybdotransferase MoeA, which encodes MASFAPSTTDGVEGDDRPVSSPFARPTGTARSLEQERDFLLDKVQPMRPFAMQILDVPGLVLCEDIVSDLDLPLVTTARVDGYGVRGSDLVGATPERPASLYLIDTIRAADDPGRPVVAGAAVQVEAGAIVPEGVDAVVPLSAGRLGEDDVVLIEGETRLFQNLRRAGSELADGTPLLHAGDVLTPRSVAVLAEVGLDKVMVRPRPRVVVFTVGETLIEPGHALTAPQQRYDATTALITAAARADGATVYPLGVVPADAEAVRRVVNDQQIRADLIVAIGGGSFVNDITGARDVDEALVGLNGSAPIVHAGLGDGRTPLITLPSGVVSSYVAYLALVRPLVNKLNEVDPLAGERLPGRLTGPVESELGVTHYVPAVRDASGEVTAIAASDSQLAWDLARANVLAIIPADWDGAVAGSEVECVVLGDGSDHEAR